A section of the Streptomyces sp. NBC_00178 genome encodes:
- a CDS encoding MarR family winged helix-turn-helix transcriptional regulator has protein sequence MDKATQEVEYEQMLLSRHGLLNKRKGRRKDGLLERSAYVLLSRIRVQGPMSVGELSEAFDLDVSTLNRQTAAVMRAGFVERIPDPDGGMARKFRITEEGARTLDAEREGMVESLHTVMADWPEEEISAFAGYLRRFNTDLERIGGRPWPRP, from the coding sequence ATGGACAAGGCCACGCAGGAGGTCGAGTACGAGCAGATGCTGCTCAGCCGCCACGGACTCCTGAACAAGAGGAAAGGCCGCCGCAAGGACGGCCTCCTGGAACGCAGCGCGTACGTCCTGCTCAGCCGCATCCGCGTCCAGGGCCCCATGTCGGTGGGCGAGTTGAGCGAGGCCTTCGACCTCGACGTCTCGACCCTCAACCGGCAGACGGCCGCGGTCATGCGCGCCGGCTTCGTGGAACGCATCCCCGATCCGGACGGGGGCATGGCCCGCAAGTTCCGCATCACCGAGGAGGGCGCCCGCACCCTCGACGCCGAGCGCGAGGGCATGGTCGAGTCCCTGCACACCGTGATGGCCGACTGGCCCGAGGAGGAGATCTCCGCCTTCGCCGGCTACCTGCGGCGCTTCAACACCGACCTGGAGCGCATCGGCGGCCGCCCCTGGCCCCGCCCCTGA
- a CDS encoding MFS transporter, giving the protein MDAPQPTARAGGVIPTLALAGTVAAIMQTLVTPLIAELPRILDTSSSNAAWVITVTLLVAGVCVPVTGRLGDLLGKRRMLLACAVPLVAGSVVCAMASSVVPMIVGRGLQGMGMGMVPLGIALLRDVVPAEKLSGSIALVSASMGIGGALGLPISAAVAEYTSWRVLFWGSAVLAVAVAVLIWIFVPDVPAGAKGQRFDAPGAVGLAIGLVSLLLAISKGADWGWGSGTTLGLFAVAVVSLGAWGFYELRTRDPLVDLRTTARPRVLLTNVSSILVGVGMYSFMLIAPQLLQFPEATGYGLGQSMLAAGLWIAPGGVMMMIVSPLGGKLINARGPKIALVLGALVISAGYGLSLFLMGSAWGLMIVGIVINSGVGLAYGAMPALIMSSVPLSETAAANGFNTLMRSLGTTIGSAVIGVVLAQMTISLGGFSLASEDGFRVGLTIGCVVALVAAAVAAFIPGPAGPGASRDRTGPAAAGKVAVEA; this is encoded by the coding sequence ATGGATGCCCCCCAGCCCACGGCCCGCGCAGGCGGTGTGATCCCGACGCTGGCCCTCGCCGGCACCGTCGCCGCGATCATGCAGACGCTGGTGACCCCCCTCATCGCCGAACTGCCGCGGATCCTGGACACCTCGTCCTCGAACGCGGCCTGGGTGATCACCGTCACGCTCCTGGTCGCCGGTGTCTGCGTGCCGGTGACCGGACGCCTCGGCGACCTCCTCGGTAAGCGCAGGATGCTGCTGGCCTGCGCGGTCCCGCTGGTCGCCGGGTCGGTGGTCTGCGCGATGGCCTCGTCCGTCGTGCCGATGATCGTCGGGCGTGGCCTCCAGGGCATGGGCATGGGCATGGTGCCGCTGGGCATCGCCCTTCTGCGGGACGTCGTGCCCGCCGAGAAGCTCAGCGGCTCGATCGCCCTCGTCAGCGCATCCATGGGCATCGGCGGCGCGCTCGGCCTGCCGATCTCGGCCGCCGTCGCCGAATACACAAGCTGGCGTGTGCTGTTCTGGGGTTCGGCCGTGCTCGCCGTGGCCGTCGCCGTACTCATCTGGATCTTCGTCCCGGACGTCCCGGCCGGGGCCAAGGGGCAGCGCTTCGACGCGCCCGGCGCGGTCGGGCTGGCCATCGGGCTCGTCTCGCTGCTGCTGGCGATCTCCAAGGGCGCCGACTGGGGCTGGGGTTCGGGCACCACGCTCGGCCTGTTCGCCGTCGCGGTCGTGTCCCTGGGCGCCTGGGGCTTCTACGAGCTGCGCACCCGTGACCCGCTGGTCGACCTGCGCACCACGGCCCGCCCGCGCGTGCTGCTGACCAACGTCTCGTCCATCCTGGTCGGCGTCGGCATGTACTCCTTCATGCTGATCGCCCCACAGCTGCTGCAGTTCCCGGAGGCCACGGGATACGGCCTCGGCCAGTCGATGCTCGCCGCCGGTCTGTGGATCGCCCCCGGCGGCGTGATGATGATGATCGTCTCGCCGCTGGGCGGCAAGCTCATCAACGCCCGCGGACCCAAGATCGCCCTGGTCCTCGGCGCCCTCGTGATCTCCGCCGGCTACGGCCTCTCGCTGTTCCTGATGGGCTCGGCGTGGGGTCTGATGATCGTCGGCATCGTCATCAACAGCGGTGTCGGACTCGCCTACGGAGCGATGCCCGCCCTGATCATGAGCTCCGTCCCGCTCTCGGAGACGGCGGCGGCCAACGGCTTCAACACCCTGATGCGTTCGCTGGGCACCACCATCGGCTCCGCCGTCATCGGTGTGGTGCTGGCTCAGATGACCATCAGCCTCGGCGGTTTCTCGCTCGCCTCGGAGGACGGGTTCCGCGTCGGTCTGACGATCGGCTGCGTGGTCGCCCTCGTGGCCGCCGCCGTCGCGGCCTTCATCCCGGGCCCCGCCGGCCCCGGTGCGAGCCGCGACCGGACCGGTCCGGCCGCGGCCGGCAAGGTGGCCGTCGAAGCCTGA